GCATCCAGGCACCGATAACTGTACCTTCGCCTTCTCCCGCGATGATCATGACAATGGCTCCCTGACTGGCCTGCATGCCAGGATAGAGATCCTGGCGGGCTACCACGCCACTGACTGGCGCGCGCAAGGTGGCGCGTTCGAGGGCTTCGCGCGCGGCTTCGAGATTGTGTTTTGCCTTGTCCAGAGATGCCTGGGTTTGGCGCACTGCAGCTTCGGCCTGTTGAATTTCAGCGGGCAGGGGACCGCGTCTCACCAGGTTGAGATTTTCGAGTTCGACTTTTAAGCTGGCTTCAGCGAGGTCGTAATTGGTTTTGGCGCGTTCGTAGTCTTCCTGGCTGAAGAGCCGCTGGCCTTCATAAAGGGCCTGGGCGCGTTTGAGGTCCTGTTGCCGAGCCGTGAGGTTAATGCGCGCTTGCTCAACGCGCGATTCGGCTATTTTGAGTTCTTCGGGGGTTGGCTGTGCGCGCAGCAGGGCAAGCCGCGCCTGTGCGGCTTCGAGGTTGGCGATTTCCCGTTTGATTTCTTGTTCGGCGGTTGCCGCTGCCGCTCTCAAATTGCCGTCGTAGAGTCGGGCGACGGGTTGACCGGCTGTGACGGAGTCGCCGGGTTCTGCGAGGATTTCGTGGATGTCCTGGCTCATGGGCGAATTGATATATATTTTGTCTCCTGGTTCTACAATGCCTTGAGCCATCACAATATCGTCAATCTGGATCAGTGCAAGGGCGAGTGCAATGGCCCCAATCACACCGAAGACCCAGAGTAGCCATTTGACGATTCTGCCTTTTCGGCGACGGCGCATCATGGGATTATTTTTTTCCTTGTGCTTGACANNNNNNNNNNACAGATTTCGGGAGAATGGTATATTTTTCAATTCTCAACCAAAAATTCTGGATGGGCGCGTAGCTCAGGCGGTAGAGCAACGGCCTTTTAAGCCGTGGGTCGCAGGTTCGAATCCTGCCGCGCTCACTATTACAAAATGGCCCTGAATCACAATGATTTCAGGGCTTTTTTAGCGCCCATTGCGAGTAAATAATGATGATATAAATTTATTATATTGTTTTTCAAAGGTCAAGGAAGTTATAAACAAAATTTATGATTTGGAACTGCGATATTGCACGGCGACTTGACATCACAACGGGTATTAAATATATTGTGAATCAACGAACTCAAGAATAGGAGATGTTTGTGCTTACTCGTGAAAAATTGAATGCACAGTCACTGGCTTTTGAAGAGGTACCTCTGGAAGATATTTTGATCTGGGCATGGGAGACATTGGGGTCTCGCGTGGCGTTTGGTACTGCTTTTGGTGCCAGTGGCATGGTTTTGCTCGATGTGATGCAAAAGGTAGCGCCACAGATTCCCGTATTTACAATTGACACGGGTTTTCTGTTTCCCGAAACTCTGAGTTTGATCGACCGCGTGGAGGCGCGCTATGGGATTGAGATTGAGCGAGTGTATTCCCGTTTGAGTATTGAAGAGCAAGCGCGTGATTACGGTGATGAACTCTACAAACGGGATGCCGACCGCTGTTGCTGGTTGCGGAAAGTCGAGCCTTTGCAGCGCAAGTTATCCCAGTTGAATGGCTGGATTAACAGCCGCCGGCGAGATCAAAGCGATACCCGCAGCCAAATTCCCATTCTGGAATACTATGAGACAGATGGGCGCGCGTTGCTCAAATTGAATCCCATGGCACCGTGGACGCGCAAACAGGTCTGGGATTACATTATCGAACACGATGTGCCCTATAATCCCTTGATGGATCAGGGCTTTGCCACGATAGGGTGCTGGCCCTGCACAAAAGCTGTGGATGGATGTGTAGATGAACGCGCGGGTCGCTGGGAGGATTCGGATAAGACAGAGTGCGGTATTCACACCTTTTTACAGCCTATTGATGCGGCGGTCAATTCTGTGCCTGAGACTGTTCAATCTTGACATCGCGTTAAAAATCGTATTATTTGGATATAATCGCGGCCCTCTCGTGGGGTCGTTTTTGGTTTATGGCAGGGCGTGGGCGATACTGATTTCTTTATAACA
The window above is part of the Gemmatimonadota bacterium genome. Proteins encoded here:
- a CDS encoding HlyD family efflux transporter periplasmic adaptor subunit translates to VKHKEKNNPMMRRRRKGRIVKWLLWVFGVIGAIALALALIQIDDIVMAQGIVEPGDKIYINSPMSQDIHEILAEPGDSVTAGQPVARLYDGNLRAAAATAEQEIKREIANLEAAQARLALLRAQPTPEELKIAESRVEQARINLTARQQDLKRAQALYEGQRLFSQEDYERAKTNYDLAEASLKVELENLNLVRRGPLPAEIQQAEAAVRQTQASLDKAKHNLEAAREALERATLRAPVSGVVARQDLYPGMQASQGAIVMIIAGEGEGTVIGAWMPETSAWKVRPGQPVEILSNLFTDREGFVGHGEVSEVHGYAIHEGNVRTFGLEVAVNQTPIALSFGSTADLRIYVGRRSILQTILGWESNTQFNQVKSLIDSVQTLQPNTINTQQPDTISSQ
- a CDS encoding phosphoadenylyl-sulfate reductase, yielding MLTREKLNAQSLAFEEVPLEDILIWAWETLGSRVAFGTAFGASGMVLLDVMQKVAPQIPVFTIDTGFLFPETLSLIDRVEARYGIEIERVYSRLSIEEQARDYGDELYKRDADRCCWLRKVEPLQRKLSQLNGWINSRRRDQSDTRSQIPILEYYETDGRALLKLNPMAPWTRKQVWDYIIEHDVPYNPLMDQGFATIGCWPCTKAVDGCVDERAGRWEDSDKTECGIHTFLQPIDAAVNSVPETVQS